In Streptomyces sp. NBC_00569, a single genomic region encodes these proteins:
- a CDS encoding ROK family transcriptional regulator translates to MLLNRAKLLASPAANTVFTTVLTRGPVVRPEIARITGLSSAAVTKAVKPMIEAGYLEELPQGPRTVEGAGRPAHPLAVRSDREFFVGVKVTADELIGVVTDLRAQVRAAHRIPVPDRSVEQVVRGIAALVTELTPAHAGRTHHIGVSVSGDVDRVGGLVRYSPFLGWRDVPLAELVSAITGLAVTVENDVKALTVAEQWFGEGVGAESFALATVGVGIGCALVINGRLVAGSYGVAGEIGHIPVAAGDGPDCHCGARGCVEAIASEEAIVARARRAAGEPGLDMAGAIDRAHGGDAAVRAVFDEAGEAIGLGLAAMVNLVGPERVVVSGEGVAAYDLFEEQIRAAFTNQVFGAAARCPLVVRPLPWEEWARGAAAVSIQSLFAA, encoded by the coding sequence ATGTTGCTGAACCGAGCGAAGCTGCTCGCGTCTCCGGCGGCCAACACGGTGTTCACGACAGTGCTCACGCGTGGTCCGGTCGTCCGCCCGGAGATCGCCCGGATCACCGGTCTCTCCTCCGCCGCCGTCACCAAGGCGGTCAAACCGATGATCGAAGCCGGATACCTGGAGGAGCTCCCGCAGGGGCCGAGGACCGTCGAAGGTGCGGGGCGACCCGCTCACCCCCTCGCCGTCCGCTCCGACCGGGAGTTCTTCGTGGGCGTCAAGGTCACGGCCGACGAACTCATCGGGGTGGTGACCGACTTGAGGGCCCAGGTGCGTGCCGCGCACCGGATCCCGGTGCCGGACCGGTCGGTCGAGCAGGTCGTCCGTGGCATCGCCGCGCTCGTCACGGAGCTGACTCCCGCGCACGCCGGCCGGACCCACCACATCGGAGTGTCCGTCTCGGGTGACGTGGACCGGGTGGGCGGCCTCGTGCGCTACTCGCCGTTTCTCGGTTGGCGCGACGTGCCGCTGGCTGAACTGGTCAGCGCAATAACGGGGTTGGCGGTCACCGTCGAGAACGATGTGAAGGCTCTCACCGTCGCGGAGCAGTGGTTCGGCGAGGGTGTGGGCGCGGAGTCCTTCGCCCTCGCCACCGTCGGCGTCGGCATCGGCTGTGCGCTTGTGATCAACGGCCGCCTGGTGGCCGGAAGTTATGGCGTGGCCGGCGAGATCGGTCACATACCGGTGGCCGCCGGCGACGGACCCGACTGCCACTGCGGTGCCCGCGGCTGCGTCGAAGCCATCGCCTCCGAGGAGGCCATCGTTGCCCGGGCGCGTCGCGCGGCAGGCGAGCCGGGCCTCGACATGGCCGGGGCCATCGACCGCGCCCATGGCGGGGACGCCGCCGTGCGCGCCGTCTTCGACGAGGCCGGCGAGGCCATCGGGCTGGGCCTCGCCGCCATGGTCAACCTCGTCGGCCCCGAGAGGGTCGTCGTCTCCGGCGAGGGTGTGGCCGCGTACGACCTCTTCGAGGAGCAGATCCGCGCCGCGTTCACCAACCAGGTGTTCGGGGCCGCCGCCCGCTGCCCGCTCGTCGTGCGCCCCCTGCCCTGGGAGGAATGGGCACGCGGGGCCGCCGCCGTCAGTATCCAGTCACTCTTCGCCGCGTGA
- a CDS encoding ABC transporter substrate-binding protein gives MTASSALSRRGFLGTSLLFVAGAAVGCSSNPQETASAKGAEVTLTQWYHQYGEEGTQAAVKRYAEEFTKANPDIAINVVWGADTSQYETKLNAALLGADAPDIFELGDFRAEMARKGQLEPLDDVYGSAKGGFNKADLDYLTVDGKLYGVKTIDDIMMLFYRKSMLKKAGVSVPTTFAELADAAKKLTDGDVKGLFIGNDGIGDSPYLLAWSQGKDLIDGDKVVYADAAKSIGGLHDLHSDKSVLLGFTTDWYDAGAFTQGATAMQWCGLWALPTVEKALGDDFGVAPWPAYDSSGKPVARLGGWTQAVNAKSKHIAEAKKYLQWLWIKQADIQIDWAVKYGFHVPPQTEVAAKTPELSKGPAKDTVTIGTKYGISFPAEWTQAMQAEFIAAAADIAKGSAPEKTLRKAQSKAQSDLDKQMG, from the coding sequence ATGACTGCCAGTTCCGCCCTGTCCCGCCGGGGATTCCTCGGCACGTCCCTGCTGTTCGTCGCGGGTGCCGCCGTGGGCTGCTCCAGCAACCCGCAGGAAACCGCCTCCGCCAAGGGCGCCGAGGTCACCCTCACGCAGTGGTATCACCAGTACGGAGAGGAGGGCACCCAGGCGGCGGTGAAGCGGTACGCCGAGGAGTTCACCAAGGCCAACCCGGACATCGCGATCAACGTAGTGTGGGGCGCCGACACCTCTCAGTACGAGACCAAGCTGAACGCCGCCCTGCTCGGCGCCGACGCACCCGACATCTTCGAACTCGGAGACTTCCGCGCCGAGATGGCCCGCAAGGGGCAACTCGAACCTCTCGACGACGTGTACGGCTCCGCCAAGGGTGGCTTCAACAAGGCAGACCTCGACTACCTCACCGTCGACGGCAAGCTTTACGGCGTGAAGACCATCGACGACATCATGATGCTCTTCTACCGCAAGTCGATGCTGAAGAAGGCGGGCGTCAGTGTGCCCACCACCTTCGCAGAACTCGCCGACGCCGCGAAGAAGTTGACCGACGGCGATGTGAAGGGCCTCTTCATAGGCAACGACGGCATCGGCGACAGCCCCTACCTCCTCGCCTGGTCCCAGGGCAAGGACCTCATCGACGGCGACAAGGTCGTCTACGCCGACGCCGCCAAGTCCATCGGCGGGCTGCACGATCTGCACTCCGACAAGTCGGTGCTGCTCGGCTTCACCACCGACTGGTACGACGCGGGGGCGTTCACCCAGGGCGCCACGGCCATGCAGTGGTGCGGCCTGTGGGCGCTGCCCACCGTCGAGAAGGCGCTCGGTGACGACTTCGGGGTCGCGCCCTGGCCCGCGTACGACTCCTCCGGAAAGCCCGTCGCCCGGCTCGGCGGCTGGACGCAGGCGGTCAACGCCAAGAGCAAGCACATCGCCGAGGCCAAGAAGTACCTCCAGTGGCTCTGGATCAAGCAGGCCGACATCCAGATCGACTGGGCCGTCAAGTACGGCTTCCACGTACCGCCGCAGACCGAAGTCGCAGCCAAGACACCGGAGTTGAGCAAGGGTCCTGCCAAAGACACCGTCACCATCGGCACCAAGTACGGCATCTCCTTCCCGGCCGAGTGGACGCAGGCGATGCAGGCCGAGTTCATCGCCGCGGCCGCCGACATCGCCAAGGGATCGGCACCGGAAAAGACCCTGAGGAAGGCCCAGTCCAAGGCGCAGTCCGACCTCGACAAGCAGATGGGCTGA